In Ornithodoros turicata isolate Travis chromosome 1, ASM3712646v1, whole genome shotgun sequence, the DNA window CTGTATCGCATGGGCGATGAAGAATTGTAGTACGCTGGACACagttccccaacaacaccgactatcctctggatgtacgaataatgtcctagcGGTTTCGTATGTGCGGTGGATACCTGATGGATATCCGTAGGACGTATTAATCCGTTacgacattattcgtacatccagaggatagtCGGTGTTGTTAGGGTTGAGCACCGCATCCCCAATAGGACAGCCGGGTCCGTCATCACCGATTCTGAAACTATAGTACCCTCTTACTTCCCGTTCATCACCGAAAACGAACTCGAAAGTCCGACGCGAATTAGTGAGGTAGTTTTTGTGCCATTTGAGGTTACGCATGGCAGAGGCAGACGTCGGATATTGAGTGTACATGATGAGTTTTCGTCTCTGGAAATCGAAGAAAACGTTACTCGGACAAATCCAATGAGGGAACGCCCTCTGGCGACCGATGGGAGGGCGGGCGTCTGCAGATTGCCGAGAGTCTCTGGCCATCTCACGGAATGCCATTCCAAGGTTCTCATATGGCCGGGAACATAAGGCCATATTCCATGGTTGCGACAGAGTTCGCACACTgataagcgaaagtcggcgcaTTTATCGGCATACTGTTGTGCGAACGAAAAGCAAACGAGCTCgaagacaatcgcctgcgctgcgccaGCACCACCTAGATAACAAAGCTTGCGCGTCGCTCGTCAACGTGACGTAACATCCCTCAACCAATCCGGGTCGTGTTTTGAACGCCCGTGTTCAATCACGAATAGCAgatgagctgcaatcatttgctgGTTCCTGAATTCCCAGAACGGTgtatcgcagtagcagacgaattccgacccgaagagggagaggaggcaatgtgcaggctttaggtacgttcgattaggcctgcactgcctgaaccagttccggtggtgctgcacttgcccgttcgtttcgccagtgcagccgagcgccccctgcaccgtctcgttcgtttcaaaccagtgcatgccaagtgtagccctagtgtaaggaaactctgcactcccacaggggtcagttcagcggtagtgcagagtaatggcggcaatggcagcagacgacataAGGCAAGTAATAGTTAATGTAAATTCTCGAACTTATCCCGAGAGAGCCGGAAGAGACGTTTGAATTCGAAGTCGAAATAACGATTCACTACACGGTTCCTGTCAATTCGCAGAAGATTCAACGCTATCACGGTTGCACTAGCgctgcacttcgatattcgtttcgcggcggcactagtgttgcaccgttgaactggagctgcgctagttcagaactggccctgcactgcccggaactggttcagggagtgcaggcctaatcgaacgtacctttTGTCTGTCTAGATGTTGTTGGCATCGCGCCTCtggtgtgcctggcttacgtcacaATGATGTCACCCATGCTAGAGCTTCCATGGCTGCTGAGGCAGcacgaatctttaaaactcgttctTTAAACATGTGCGCTGTTTTCAAGAGAAACATGGCGAACTAGACTGTGAAACGTTGAAAAACATCATCGCATCGGTCACGTAGATGTTTCCGAATCCCGAACACAATCTTCTTTTGATATTACTGCCTGGACTCCGTCCACGTAACCCCTTCCGACGGCTCCACACCTGGCAGGGAGACATTGTACATTTCGCGGCCCCCATGTGCCCTGGCTTTTAGAGTTCTGGTCCCCAATTTTGAGTTTACGATTACGATTTTATTGCGATGTTGTCAGttcaataataaaaaaatcaagaaagTTCTGGTCCGACTTGAGGACCGCAACACACGTCTTCAAATAGTGCTCGAAAACTCGGCTGTCCTAAGACAGCACATGCTGTGGTAAGATTCGAGCACACCAGCTCTCAATACTTAATATGACCTTCGTAGCATCGCCAGAACCTTTTAGGCCCTATTTCGTGTTGTGAATGAAAAAGCGGCACATAGCGGCAAACAATGGTTTGCGACATTTCGAAATATCCTGACCCTTCAATGTCGTTCGCAGCGCCACTCCCAAGCACATGGCCTATTCGCGGACAGCGGCAGACCCCAAGGTACCTTCGACGCTTACAGAGGAAACCTAACAAGAGACGGCGTCATACCTCACTTCTTGACCGACGCACCGAACCAACTAATCAACGTCGACTACGGCTACGGCCGCAAAATCCGAATGGGCAATTTTTTCGTAGCTCAACGACTCTGGCTGGAACACTTGAACGTTTCTTTCCCCATGGAAGAAGGGAACCTGTACACGCTCCTTCTTACGGACATCACCTTCATTGTCTGGCAGTATTGGCTGGTGGTGAACATCGTCACCGATGACGTGTACTCTGGCGACGAACTGATCCTCTACAGCGGTCCCTTTCCAACCTCTGGACGTCCACACACTCTGGCCTTCCTCCTCTACTCTCAGGGAACTCGAGTCATCGACATTGCACAGTTCAAGACGGAAACGGGCTACGACCTGGCCACCAGAGACCCCAGAGTGTTTGCGCAAGAGTGGAATCTGGGCGAACCAATCGCGATCAATTATTTCTTGACGGACGCCGTGCGGGATGACGTCAGGGCAATGTTGATAAACCACAGCGAAGataagaagaggaaaaaaaggcAGGAAGAAATTTTGAAACGGAGGAAGACCAAGGAACCTTTGCTGGAGGCCAAAGGAGACACAGAAGCTGAGCTGAAGCAGCCGTAACAAGCTAATGGCGGCCATATTCTTAAATTGTGGTGGCCGCTGTTGCTGACGTGTTTTATAGATGAATATTGGATGTGTGCTTGTGTGTTCTTCACGCATACCATGGTGTACTATGGTGCGTTACGGTGACCGAGCCTGGAGGACCCTGTTACCATTCGTGTTTACATAATAGGCTACGGTCTATCATACGTGACGAAAT includes these proteins:
- the LOC135375775 gene encoding uncharacterized protein LOC135375775 isoform X2; its protein translation is MVHFPMDMCHIKKKTKNVQWSILVLCARVPVCVLTAAMLAPLLAFVILNPDFLISAAMTALLPDHLIHTSNHSEAVNETSMDQYQGALLTTVQLDIEQGRPYMVLLLEGPEDVRWTTVNAHEERIAKRDVVAKYSPLADHRQYVYDEGDVKSSGRTVDSLTAEHRRVKRHKQTYAGDDRHSQAHGLFADSGRPQGTFDAYRGNLTRDGVIPHFLTDAPNQLINVDYGYGRKIRMGNFFVAQRLWLEHLNVSFPMEEGNLYTLLLTDITFIVWQYWLVVNIVTDDVYSGDELILYSGPFPTSGRPHTLAFLLYSQGTRVIDIAQFKTETGYDLATRDPRVFAQEWNLGEPIAINYFLTDAVRDDVRAMLINHSEDKKRKKRQEEILKRRKTKEPLLEAKGDTEAELKQP
- the LOC135375775 gene encoding uncharacterized protein LOC135375775 isoform X1, with product MVHFPMDMCHIKKKTKNVQWSILVLCARVPVCVLTAAMLAPLLAFVILNPDFLISAAMTALLPDHLIHTSNHSEAVNETSMDQYQGALLTTVQLDIEQGRPYMVLLLEGPEDVRWTTVNAHEERIAKRDVVAKYSPLADHRQYVYDEGDVKSSGRTVGKLPRVLQRVGMKLKALWRSLGFQKPMVTRILSADSLTAEHRRVKRHKQTYAGDDRHSQAHGLFADSGRPQGTFDAYRGNLTRDGVIPHFLTDAPNQLINVDYGYGRKIRMGNFFVAQRLWLEHLNVSFPMEEGNLYTLLLTDITFIVWQYWLVVNIVTDDVYSGDELILYSGPFPTSGRPHTLAFLLYSQGTRVIDIAQFKTETGYDLATRDPRVFAQEWNLGEPIAINYFLTDAVRDDVRAMLINHSEDKKRKKRQEEILKRRKTKEPLLEAKGDTEAELKQP